The following proteins are co-located in the Solanum pennellii chromosome 1, SPENNV200 genome:
- the LOC107013054 gene encoding basic 7S globulin-like gives MVTFKLPLPMLLLLLLLNIFQCSSEVLYIPVTKDASTLEYTIEVGQRTPLIPIKLLINLGGRSLWVDCDKGYKSSTYKPAVCNSTQCTFAKSHACGDCIFKPQVQPGCSNNTCYIWGENPLINSFHDRAELAEDVLTIGSTPGVPLTWPRFIFSCLLDQDMMRQFANGVTGVAGFGRESPVSIPNQLALDSRFTKKFGICLSSSTQSRGVIFIGSGPYNVYNTKKIDISNDILYTKLIANTRGGFVTSEEYYIQVSSIRIAGQDVPLNKTLLSINKKNGVAGTRISTATPFTILHTTIYDAFKTAFIKALPKNVTIVEPPMKPYGLCFSSKNIKSSNVGPDVPVIDFVLHKPSAFWRLYGTNSVVQVSKDVMCLAFVGQDQTWEPSIVIGGHQMEENLLVFDLVRRNIGFSSSLKLQQASCSKYDNTIPG, from the exons ATGGTGACATTCAAACTTCCTTTACCTATGCTTCTTTTGTTACTTCTACTCAATATTTTTCAATGCTCAAGTGAAGTACTATACATTCCAGTCACTAAAGATGCATCAACCCTAGAATACACTATAGAAGTGGGTCAAAGAACTCCTTTAATCCCCATAAAACTCTTAATCAATCTTGGTGGTAGAAGTTTATGGGTGGATTGTGACAAAGGTTACAAAAGTTCAACTTACAAACCAGCAGTGTGTAATTCGACGCAATGCACTTTTGCCAAGTCACATGCCTGTGGGGATTGCATATTCAAACCTCAAGTGCAACCTGGATGTAGCAATAATACTTGTTACATTTGGGGTGAAAATCCATTGATTAATTCGTTTCACGATCGCGCTGAACTTGCTGAGGATGTATTGACTATTGGTTCTACTCCTGGTGTTCCTCTAACATGGCCACGCTTTATTTTCTCTTGCCTTCTTGATCAAGATATGATGAGACAATTCGCAAATGGAGTCACAG GAGTTGCAGGTTTTGGACGTGAAAGTCCAGTTTCCATTCCCAATCAACTTGCTTTAGACTCTAGATTCACCAAAAAGTTTGGTATATGTTTGAGCTCATCTACACAATCTCGTGGGGTTATATTCATCGGTTCTGGTCCATATAATGTTTACAATACTAAAAAGATCGATATCTCCAACGATATTCTCTACACCAAACTTATCGCAAATACAAGGGGTGGATTTGTTACATCTGAAGAGTACTATATCCAAGTTTCATCCATTCGAATCGCGGGGCAAGACGTTCCACTGAATAAAACATTGTTATCtattaataagaaaaatggAGTTGCTGGGACAAGAATAAGCACAGCTACACCTTTTACAATTTTACACACTACCATTTATGATGCTTTTAAAACTGCTTTCATCAAGGCGCTTCCTAAGAATGTGACAATTGTAGAGCCTCCAATGAAACCATATGGACTTTGCTTTAGTTcgaaaaacattaaaagtagCAACGTTGGACCAGATGTTCCTGTGATAGATTTTGTGTTGCATAAGCCGAGTGCGTTTTGGAGACTTTATGGGACAAATTCAGTGGTACAAGTTAGTAAGGATGTTATGTGTTTAGCGTTTGTGGGACAAGACCAAACATGGGAACCATCGATTGTTATAGGAGGACATCAAATGGAAGAGAACCTATTGGTATTTGACCTTGTAAGAAGGAATATAGGTTTCAGCTCATCACTCAAGCTTCAACAAGCATCATGTTCTAAGTACGATAATACCATTCCAGGCTAA
- the LOC107014312 gene encoding basic 7S globulin-like, with the protein MVTKINCLSLFLSLILLFSLSFAKTPPRPRAFLLPVTKDASTKQFVTTINQRTPLVPVKLTIDLGQRFLWVDCEKGYVSSSYKPVPCGSIPCKRSLSGACVESCVGPPSPGCNNNTCSHIPYNPLIRTSTGGELAQDVVSLQSTDGSNPRKYLSTTNGVVFDCAPHSLLEGLAKGVRGILGLGNGYVGFPTQLANAFSIPRKFAICLTSSTTSRGVIFFGDSPYVFLPGMDVSKRLVYTPLLKNPVSTSGSYFEGEPSTDYFIGVTSIKVNGNVVPINTTLLNITKDGKGGTKISTVEPYTKLETSIYNALTKAFVKSLSKVPRVKHVAPFKVCYNRTSLGSTRVGPGVPPIELVLGNKNATTSWTIWGVNSMVAVNNDVLCLGFVDGGVEFEPTTSIVIGAHQIEDNLLQFDIANKRLGFTSSLLFGQTTCANFNFTSKP; encoded by the coding sequence ATGGTTACCAAAATAAATTGTCTATCCTTGTTTCTCTCTTTGATCCTCTTATTTTCCCTCTCCTTCGCGAAAACGCCTCCGCGACCTCGAGCTTTTCTTCTTCCAGTAACCAAAGATGCATCCACTAAACAATTTGTCACAACCATTAACCAAAGAACACCCCTTGTCCCAGTCAAACTTACCATCGATCTTGGTCAACGATTTTTATGGGTTGATTGTGAAAAAGGTTATGTTAGTTCATCTTATAAACCCGTCCCATGTGGTTCTATTCCTTGTAAACGTTCTTTATCGGGTGCATGTGTTGAATCATGTGTAGGTCCTCCTTCACCAGGGTGCAACAATAACACTTGTTCACATATTCCTTATAATCCACTTATCCGTACTAGCACGGGTGGTGAACTTGCTCAAGATGTTGTTTCACTTCAATCAACCGATGGCTCGAATCCTCGTAAATACTTATCAACAACAAATGGAGTAGTATTTGATTGTGctcctcattctcttcttgaaGGACTAGCAAAGGGTGTTAGAGGCATTCTTGGCCTTGGAAATGGTTATGTAGGATTTCCTACTCAACTAGCTAATGCTTTTAGTATACCTCGAAAATTCGCTATATGTTTGACTTCATCCACAACCTCTCGTGGTGTTATCTTCTTTGGTGATAGTCCTTATGTTTTTCTTCCTGGAATGGATGTCTCAAAAAGACTTGTTTACACTCCACTTCTCAAAAACCCTGTTAGTACATCAGGGTCATATTTTGAAGGGGAGCCCTCAACGGATTATTTTATTGGAGTGACATCTATCAAAGTTAATGGTAATGTTGTGCCAATAAACACCACATTGTTGAACATAACCAAAGATGGCAAAGGTGGAACAAAAATTAGTACTGTTGAACCTTACACAAAATTAGAGACTTCGATTTACAATGCCTTAACAAAGGCATTTGTTAAATCGCTATCTAAGGTTCCAAGGGTGAAACATGTGGCACCTTTTAAAGTGTGCTATAACAGAACTAGTTTGGGAAGTACTCGCGTTGGCCCTGGTGTTCCACCCATTGAACTAGTGTTGGGAAACAAAAATGCTACTACATCTTGGACTATTTGGGGTGTAAATTCTATGGTGGCGGTGAATAATGACGTGCTCTGTCTTGGATTTGTGGATGGAGGAGTTGAATTTGAACCAACAACTTCTATAGTCATTGGAGCACATCAAATTGAAGACAACCTTCTGCAATTTGATATTGCTAATAAAAGGCTCGGTTTTACTTCATCACTCTTATTTGGTCAAACAACATGTGCCAACTTCAACTTTACATCCAAACCTTGA